The proteins below are encoded in one region of Aequorivita iocasae:
- a CDS encoding phosphoglycerate kinase, whose protein sequence is MKTVNDIDFKDKKALIRVDFNVPLDDNHNVTDDTRIQAAKPTILKILEDGGSCVLMSHLGRPKNKEQEFSLQHIVKTLSDAIGVQVIFVPDSIGPKVEEAVANLESGEILLLENLRFYEEETKGDRDFAEKLSKFGDVYVNDAFGTAHRAHASTAIIADFFPENKCFGLLLASEIENVKKVLESNEKPVTAIIGGAKVSSKITIIENILDKIDHLIIGGGMAFTFIKAQGGKIGSSLVEEDKQDLALEILKIAKNKGVAVHLPVDAIIADAFSEAANTKISSVDNIPDGWMGLDVGPNTNEIFAEVLAKSNTILWNGPVGVFELEKFAEGTKILGQNIAKATQNGAFSLVGGGDSVAAVQKFNLSDKVSYVSTGGGAMLEMLEGKTLPGIKAVYSKS, encoded by the coding sequence ATGAAAACTGTAAATGACATAGATTTTAAAGATAAAAAAGCACTTATCCGCGTAGATTTCAATGTACCTCTTGACGATAATCACAACGTTACTGATGATACCCGTATCCAAGCCGCAAAGCCCACTATTCTGAAAATTTTGGAGGACGGCGGTAGTTGTGTTTTAATGTCACACTTGGGAAGGCCAAAAAATAAGGAGCAAGAGTTTTCGCTTCAGCATATCGTGAAAACACTATCTGATGCTATTGGTGTACAAGTGATTTTTGTTCCCGACTCCATAGGCCCTAAAGTTGAAGAAGCAGTTGCCAATTTAGAATCTGGAGAGATTCTTTTATTGGAAAATTTACGTTTTTATGAAGAGGAAACCAAAGGCGACCGAGATTTTGCCGAAAAGCTTTCAAAATTTGGAGATGTATATGTAAACGATGCCTTTGGTACGGCGCATCGTGCCCATGCTTCAACAGCAATTATTGCAGATTTTTTTCCCGAGAATAAATGTTTCGGTCTTTTGCTTGCTTCAGAAATTGAAAATGTAAAAAAAGTGTTGGAATCCAATGAAAAGCCCGTCACTGCTATTATTGGTGGCGCAAAAGTTTCTTCAAAAATTACAATTATTGAGAATATCCTCGATAAGATCGACCACCTTATCATTGGCGGAGGAATGGCTTTCACATTTATTAAAGCACAGGGCGGAAAAATAGGAAGCTCTTTGGTTGAAGAAGACAAACAGGACCTTGCTCTGGAAATTTTAAAAATCGCTAAAAATAAAGGCGTAGCAGTTCATTTGCCAGTAGATGCAATAATTGCCGATGCTTTTTCAGAAGCTGCAAATACGAAGATTTCTTCAGTAGATAATATTCCTGATGGTTGGATGGGGCTTGACGTAGGACCAAATACAAACGAAATTTTTGCAGAAGTTCTAGCCAAGTCCAACACCATTTTATGGAATGGGCCCGTAGGAGTTTTTGAATTGGAAAAATTTGCCGAAGGAACAAAGATATTAGGACAAAATATAGCTAAGGCAACACAAAATGGCGCTTTCTCACTTGTAGGCGGGGGCGATTCTGTTGCTGCGGTACAAAAATTTAACCTTTCAGATAAGGTGAGCTATGTGTCTACGGGGGGTGGTGCAATGTTAGAAATGCTCGAAGGCAAAACATTACCAGGCATTAAAGCTGTATATAGCAAAAGTTAA
- a CDS encoding LysM peptidoglycan-binding domain-containing protein: MKLNKILPLVLLLAFSMSFAQQGKKQSKKLNTKKVQVVDSIKVSKIAEELPSTVLATSLKDSTVFDLKDMALARKKDSLWLKELYKSDLFEDIYNSITDQDYGVVDYDELPTEVLKQRLKDLDARTPFKVEYNASLESVIKQYLKNRRGTLERLMGLSEYYFPMFEEELDRHNLPLELKYLAVIESALNPRAQSRVGATGLWQFMYPTGKMFGLDVSSYVDERSDPIMATEAACKYLKSLNNSFNDWDLALAAYNSGPGNVSKAIRRSGGKTNYWSLRNYLPRETAGYVPAFLATMYIFEYAQEHGFKKQGPRIPYIATDTIKIKQQLTLDQIAKLTNLDREELEFLNPSYKLGIIPVIKDENYMLRLPLTAVGTFVTNEAAIYAFAQEEVEEAEKPMPELYEQPEKIRYRVKRGDYLGRIAERYGVGVSQIKSWNGMRSNTVKVGQNLIIYPNKSSQDIASNAPVQNNTSEKTYTVRNGDSLWSISQKFPGVSVQNIKNWNDISGNNLKPGTKLKIYKG, translated from the coding sequence ATGAAACTAAACAAAATTCTCCCCCTTGTGTTGTTGCTAGCCTTCAGCATGAGTTTTGCCCAGCAAGGTAAAAAGCAAAGCAAGAAGCTGAACACTAAAAAAGTTCAGGTTGTTGATTCTATCAAGGTTTCAAAAATTGCTGAAGAATTGCCTTCCACCGTTCTAGCTACATCTCTAAAGGACAGCACTGTATTTGATCTAAAAGATATGGCCCTTGCCCGCAAAAAAGACAGTCTTTGGTTAAAGGAACTCTACAAATCTGATCTTTTTGAAGATATATATAACAGTATTACCGATCAGGATTATGGTGTGGTTGATTATGATGAACTGCCCACGGAAGTACTCAAACAACGCTTAAAAGATCTGGATGCCCGCACGCCCTTTAAGGTAGAGTACAATGCATCCTTAGAAAGTGTAATAAAACAATACCTAAAGAACCGCCGTGGAACTTTGGAGCGACTTATGGGGCTTAGTGAATATTACTTCCCAATGTTTGAAGAAGAACTTGACAGGCACAATTTACCTTTAGAATTAAAATATTTAGCGGTTATAGAATCAGCGCTGAATCCTCGCGCCCAATCCAGAGTAGGTGCAACGGGGCTGTGGCAATTTATGTATCCAACAGGCAAAATGTTTGGCTTGGACGTAAGTTCATATGTAGATGAACGCTCAGATCCTATTATGGCTACAGAGGCTGCCTGCAAATATTTAAAGAGCTTGAACAACAGTTTCAACGATTGGGATTTGGCCCTTGCAGCATACAATTCGGGTCCTGGCAATGTTTCAAAAGCAATACGTCGTTCCGGCGGAAAGACAAACTACTGGAGTCTTCGCAATTACCTTCCACGTGAAACTGCGGGTTATGTACCTGCATTCTTGGCAACAATGTATATTTTTGAATATGCACAGGAACATGGCTTTAAAAAACAAGGCCCACGTATTCCTTACATTGCAACTGATACTATAAAAATCAAGCAACAACTAACATTAGATCAAATAGCCAAACTTACCAACTTAGACCGGGAAGAACTTGAATTTTTAAATCCCTCTTATAAGTTGGGAATTATCCCGGTAATTAAAGATGAGAATTATATGTTGCGGCTTCCTTTAACTGCAGTGGGTACATTTGTTACTAATGAAGCTGCTATTTATGCATTTGCACAGGAAGAAGTGGAAGAGGCAGAAAAACCTATGCCTGAACTCTATGAACAACCCGAAAAGATACGTTACCGGGTTAAAAGAGGCGATTATTTAGGTAGAATTGCCGAAAGATATGGCGTGGGTGTTAGCCAAATAAAAAGTTGGAACGGAATGCGAAGTAATACCGTAAAGGTTGGGCAAAACTTAATTATATACCCAAATAAGAGCTCACAAGACATAGCTAGCAATGCACCTGTTCAAAATAACACCTCAGAAAAAACCTATACTGTCCGTAATGGAGACTCATTGTGGAGTATTTCGCAAAAATTTCCTGGAGTTTCAGTCCAAAATATCAAAAATTGGAACGATATTAGTGGCAATAACCTAAAGCCCGGAACTAAACTAAAAATTTATAAAGGATAG